TACGAATGTCATGTTTACGCACATAGTCTTCGTTGTGCAGCGTCGCCTGCGAGACGGTCACCCCTCCGATTTCAACGGGCTCCAGTACGGCTTCCGGCTTTACCACGCCGGTACGTCCTACGTTCACAACGATGTCCAGCAGACGCGTGGTCGCCTCCCGAGCTGGAAACTTGTAGGCGACGGCCCAGCGCGGCGCATTTGAGATGGTGCCCAGGAGCGCCTGATACGGCCGAGGGTCGATCTTCAGCACAACCCCGTCGATCTCATAGTCCAGGTCGTCGCGGTGTTCTGTCCAGTAGCGACAGTAGGCCAATACGTCTTCCAGCTGCTCGAAACGACGGGCATGTTCGTTGACCGGAAAGCCCAAGCGACGCAGCCACTGAAGTACTTCGTACTGGCTTTCGGGGAGCTCTGCGCCTTCAACCGGTCCAATGCCATAAGCAAAAAAGCTGAGGGGACGTGAAGCGGTCACTTGAGGATTGAGCTGGCGTACGCTCCCGGCAGCTGCGTTGCGTGGGTTGGCAAAGGGCCGTTCGCCCCGGGCCATGAGCTGCTCATTGAGCTGCTCAAACTCGCGCTTCCGCATGTATACCTCGCCACGCACTTCCAATCGGGCCGGTGCCCTTCCGAGCGACGGATCCACAGGAATGCGGAGGGGAATGGATGGAATGGTGCGTATGTTTTGCGTTACATTTTCGCCCTCCGTACCATCTCCCCGCGTAGCACCTATCGTCAGCACGCCCTGTTCATAGGTCAGGGCCATGGCCAGCCCATCGATTTTCAACTCGGCTGTCACGGCTGGTTGCACCGCCCGGCCAAGGCGTTCCTCCAGGATACGGCAACAGCGTTCATACCAGGCCCGAACGTCTTCGTCGTCGAAAGCGTTGCTGAGCGACAGCAGAGGCTCTGGATGTCGTACTTTTTCAAAGCGTTCCAGTGGCGGTCCACCTACTCGCTGCGTGGGTGAGTCGGGCGTTATCAGCTCCGGGAAACGCGCTTCCAGCTTTCGGAGCGTGTCCAGTAGCAGGTCGTACTCCGCATCAGGTATAAGCGGTTGATCAAGCACATAGTAGCGGTAGGCGTGTTGATGCAGTACCGAACGTAGGCGGGCGGCCAGTGCTTCGGCTGCGGCTTGGTCCAGCGCCTCCAGGTTGGTTTGTCGTACCGTCCGTAACAGTCCACGCGTGGTCTCCAAAAGGCGTGCGGCTTCAGTCTCAGACGCCGTCCACGTTTCCATCATAGCCTTGATCGGTTGGTTGCACCTCGGTTTACTGCCGCGGCTCTTTTCTGAGGTATGCCTTCCCAAGGTAACGCTGCCGGCAGGTTTTTAGCTACAGGCAGCCCCGCAAAATTACACGCGTGCCTTCTCCCGAGGGCAGCTCCGCTATATCGCCATTCCCTGCCTGGCCGTAGCTGCCAGTCTACGGCTTCGGCGGCCGCGACGCCTCACGCGACGGCACCCGCACTGCGCGACGCGTCAGGGAATCAAGATAGGCTTGCAATTGCTCCCGTGTGATTACGATGCGCCCCTGCGCATCGCGACGATCGGTAGGGTATGGATAACCATCCAATCGCAGTTGAATATCGTCCAGCTGGTTCTCCAGAATGATGCGCTCGGTAAAACGAAAGCGCAGAGAGTCTCCCTGCTCAATCCAGTAAGGCCGGCGTAAATCGCGGTCTACCCGAATGCGGATAGGATCGACCTTGTCAAAAGCAGCGATTACAGTCGCCGTAATAGTATCGCGCAGTACCGGTGCTGTGGCAGTAGCTGCTTCGATAGCGGCTGCCGTATCAGCTGCAACCACCGGGACCCCGGCCGTATCCATCGGCAGCGGCTCCGTCGGCGGTGCAACAGTCGGCCGTAACAGATACCAGAGACCCACTCCTACAGCAGCGGCCATAACAGCCCTGAGCATCCACGCTTTCCAGGGCCGAGAACGTTCCAGCCGTTCTAACCCTCCCGGTGTAGGTACCAGGGGTAACGAGGGCGTGGATTGCTGGACGGGCTGACCTGCTGGAGGAGTCGCAGGTACTGGCGCCTCGACGACTTCCACTTCCGGCTCCGGAAGGGGTTCTTCCCCCAGGAACTGCACGGCCAGCTGATTGCGATAGCGCCCTTCGAAGGCCTGCGCAAGTGCTTGCAGTACCGGCGCCGGGTCAATGCCTACCGCTGTGGCATACGTCCGGGCAAACGAACGGAGATAGACGAGATTGTATCGGTCATGGTCATAGAGCGCCGTACGTTCAAAGTGCTCAAGCAGCTCCAGCGCAATCTTGGTCTCGTTATGGATTTCCTGGAGCGTGCGCTTTTGCTTTTCCCGAATGCGTCGCAAGTCGTGCGCCAGTCGGCGCATACTTTCCAGGACTGCCGGATCACGCATGGTGAGGCACGTTTAACGAGCCAGTTGGCTTAATCCAGTATTGGACCCGATCGGCGTCCGTGGGTTTCTTCAGGGGGTGGAGAGGGGTGCCCGCAGCGGCACCGGATGCCCGCGGCCGTTTTCCAGCGCAGCCTGGTAGCGATAGCGTCCCAGCATGCGATACAGGTATTGTTGCGCATAGTCATAGCCGCGTAACGCGACAGTCATCGTATAGTTGAGCACCCGGGTAGTCCATAGCTTGAAAAGCAGCTCCTCCCAGTCTGGATCTCCTAACTGAAAGTGTTCAAGCAATACATGGTAGGTAGCTGCCCAGGCCATCTCATCCATAAAGTTGAAGACGGGGTGGCGTTGACACGTATGCAGCCCTTCACGCACAGGCGTCGTGAAAAGGTCCAGCAATTCCACCTGACGCGGGGTCCAATGTTGCATCAGACGATGCAGCGTGGTTTCTACGTCGTAGCCTACCCGTTCGGCGATAGGAATCGGCACGCGATGAGGATGCTCCTGGCGATGGATAGCCGGCAGGCCAACCACTTCATGTTGTAACTGTTGAATGGCAGCAAAGCATTCTACCAGCATGGTTTGCAGATCGTCGAGCCCTCCATAGAGCCGATGAGCTTTCCCTTCAGGAATATAGCATTCATAAATCGAAACCCCCTGCTGTACCGTAACAAACGTATAGAGTGTATCAATGCCCCAGTCACTCTGACGCCGCACCCGTTCATCCTGATACAGCATGGCGGCGACCTCACGCTGCATGAGCAGTTCGCCCCCTAATGGCTGCTCAATCCATGACAGTTCGGTGTGGGGCCAGAGCAACGCAAAACCTGTACGTGTGATCATCCACGTGATCATGGCGTCGGTCGAGGCCCGCGGGAAATAGTGCCGCACCAGCCCATAGCCAAAGTCAGCCGCTTCTTCGGCCTTGGTGATCCAGTCGGCTCCGAAGCTGGTAATGTCGGCATCATAGAAATGGATGCGCTTCCATTGCGTCTCTTCCAGAAAGTAACGCAGTGCCGTATTCATGCCGTCGCCTTTGCCTGGTCGCACCGCTCCCAACCGTTCCTGAAGCCGTACCGATACCAGCGTACCTGTTGCCCGGGTGATCTCTGGCGCGGCCCGTTCAACGGCCTCATAGGTCTGTTCACGTTCATAGCCAATACAGAGCACTTCGCGCACACGCGGATGGCTGGCCGCTACCCGTACGTTATGCAACAGGACTTCAGGATGCTCGTGCTTGAAAGGAAAGACTACCAGACTCATCGTACTATCTGCCGCTTATTGCTGCTTTGTATTTGCTCAACAAGATACAGGATCGCCCTGGAAAAAAACCTGCCATCTACCATTTTCTGTTATTGAGCTCACTGCAAATTTTGGGAACGATTCCATTTTGCTCCAGCGCTTGCCTTTTCGCACAATCCCGCTGAGATTATGGCAACGTTTCCATCCAATATAACTTATCGACCTGAAGGTATGCTGGTTGAGATCTTTTCCGATTACGAGACGCTGAGCGACCGAGCCTATGAAATTGTAGCCACCCTGATACGACGCAAACCCAACTGTGTGCTGGGCCTTGCAACAGGCAGCACACCGCTGGGCCTCTACCGGCGCCTGGTCGAAGGCTACCGACGCGGCGAACTGGATTTTTCCAAAGTGACGACTTTCAACCTTGATGAATACGTGGGGCTACCGCCCGGCCATCCCCAGAGCTACCACCATTTTATGTGGGAGCATCTTTTCCGGCACGTTAACATTCCTCCTTCCAATGTCCACATCCCCAACGGAATGGCTGACGACATTGAGGCGCACTGCGACTGGTATGAAGCACAGATCCGACGTGCGGGTGGTATTGATCTTCAGATCCTGGGCATTGGACCCAACGGTCACCTGGCGTTCAACGAGCCGGGTTCATCGCTGGGCTCACGCACGCGTATCAAGACGCTGTCACAGGCTACAAGACAGGCCAATGCACGCTTTTTCGGCAGCGAAGCGGCTGTGCCGCGCCATGCTATCACGATGGGGATCGGGACCATTATGGAGGCGCGGCGTTTGCTGTTGCTGGCCGCCGGGCGAACCAAAGCGCGCGCAGTGCGGGCTATGCTTGAAGGGCCGATCTCGGCCATGGTACCGGCCACAATCGTGCAGCTGCATCGCTTTGCGCACGTATTACTCGACAAGGAAGCCGCCTCGGAACTGGCGTATAACCATCACGACGGTATCTCTGAACCCTTTGAAGTACACTGACGATGCGATCACGTAGCTATGCCCTGGTGGGTCTGATCCTGTTCACGTTCTTTGTCATCTCATTTCTGACAAACATTATCGGGCCGCTTATTCCTGAGCTCATCGATGATTTCGAACTGAGCCTGACACTGGCAGCGCTGCTACCGTTTGCCTTCTTTATTGCTTACGGGGTGTTTGCCATTCCGGCGGGATTTCTGATCGAGCGTGTGGGCGAAAAGCCGATCCTCGTCGGTGCATTTGGCGTAGTCTACATCGGTGCACAGCTACTGGCGCTGTTTCCGACCTATCTGATGGCCATCGGCTCACTGTTTTTGATCGGCTCGGGCATGACATTTCTGCAGGTAGCCCTCAATCCACTGCTGCGCGTGGCAGGCGGTGAGGAACACTTCGCCTTTAACGCGACGCTGGGCCAACTCTGCTTCGGACTGGCTTCGTTTCTGAGTCCGCTGGTATATACGGCGCTGGTGTTACACCTGAGCCGTCCAGAGCCACCGGCTTCGCCTGTGCTGGCGTTACTGGCCCGTCTGGTACCCCCTGAGCTCCCCTGGATCTCGCTTTACTGGCTGTTTGCTGCTGTTTCGCTGCTAATGATCAGCGTCATGATCCTGGTGCGACTGCCGCGCGTAGAGCGCACGACCGCTGAGCAGGCCGGCACGCTGGCAATCTATCGGCAGCTATTGCGTCGGCCGCAGGTGTGGCTGTTCTTCCTGGGCATCTTTGCCTATGTGGGATCGGAGCAGGGCATAGCCAACTGGATGTCGGAGTTTCTGGCCCGCTACCACGGCTACGAGCCACAGACGGTCGGGGCGCGGGCAGTCTCGTCGTTCTGGGGATTGATGACTGCCGGGACGTTACTGGGTATGGTGTTGCTGAAGTTACTTGACAGTCGGCTGGTGCTACGACTGTTCACGCTGGCAGCGCTGGTCTGTCTGACAGCAGCCCTGGCGGGGCCGGGTCCGGTAGCCCGATGGGCTTTTCCGCTGATCGGGGTGTTTGCATCCGTGATGTGGCCGGTGGTGTTCTCGTTGGCGTTAAACTCGGTGGAAGCTCACCAT
This Rhodothermus sp. DNA region includes the following protein-coding sequences:
- the ligA gene encoding NAD-dependent DNA ligase LigA, with protein sequence MMETWTASETEAARLLETTRGLLRTVRQTNLEALDQAAAEALAARLRSVLHQHAYRYYVLDQPLIPDAEYDLLLDTLRKLEARFPELITPDSPTQRVGGPPLERFEKVRHPEPLLSLSNAFDDEDVRAWYERCCRILEERLGRAVQPAVTAELKIDGLAMALTYEQGVLTIGATRGDGTEGENVTQNIRTIPSIPLRIPVDPSLGRAPARLEVRGEVYMRKREFEQLNEQLMARGERPFANPRNAAAGSVRQLNPQVTASRPLSFFAYGIGPVEGAELPESQYEVLQWLRRLGFPVNEHARRFEQLEDVLAYCRYWTEHRDDLDYEIDGVVLKIDPRPYQALLGTISNAPRWAVAYKFPAREATTRLLDIVVNVGRTGVVKPEAVLEPVEIGGVTVSQATLHNEDYVRKHDIRIGDLVVVIRAGDVIPQVVRPVVEARTGNERPWRMPERCPSCGSPLVRLPDEVDYYCVASDCPAQFMRLLEHFASRDAMDIEGMGSRVARQLAESGLVRRLSDLYRLRLEDLLKLEGFAETRARNLLQAIEASKQRPLSRLLFGLGIRHVGKTTAELLVQHFASIDELAAATVEQLAAIEGVGPVTAESIVDWFRVEDNRQLIQELKELGVNTKRLLAEAPATESPVHGKTFVLTGTLPHLTRKEAEALIKRAGGRVASSVSRHTDYVVVGENPGSKYERARQLGIPMLDEEGLLRLLGMK
- a CDS encoding helix-turn-helix transcriptional regulator, with protein sequence MRDPAVLESMRRLAHDLRRIREKQKRTLQEIHNETKIALELLEHFERTALYDHDRYNLVYLRSFARTYATAVGIDPAPVLQALAQAFEGRYRNQLAVQFLGEEPLPEPEVEVVEAPVPATPPAGQPVQQSTPSLPLVPTPGGLERLERSRPWKAWMLRAVMAAAVGVGLWYLLRPTVAPPTEPLPMDTAGVPVVAADTAAAIEAATATAPVLRDTITATVIAAFDKVDPIRIRVDRDLRRPYWIEQGDSLRFRFTERIILENQLDDIQLRLDGYPYPTDRRDAQGRIVITREQLQAYLDSLTRRAVRVPSREASRPPKP
- the nagB gene encoding glucosamine-6-phosphate deaminase — translated: MATFPSNITYRPEGMLVEIFSDYETLSDRAYEIVATLIRRKPNCVLGLATGSTPLGLYRRLVEGYRRGELDFSKVTTFNLDEYVGLPPGHPQSYHHFMWEHLFRHVNIPPSNVHIPNGMADDIEAHCDWYEAQIRRAGGIDLQILGIGPNGHLAFNEPGSSLGSRTRIKTLSQATRQANARFFGSEAAVPRHAITMGIGTIMEARRLLLLAAGRTKARAVRAMLEGPISAMVPATIVQLHRFAHVLLDKEAASELAYNHHDGISEPFEVH
- a CDS encoding MFS transporter — encoded protein: MRSRSYALVGLILFTFFVISFLTNIIGPLIPELIDDFELSLTLAALLPFAFFIAYGVFAIPAGFLIERVGEKPILVGAFGVVYIGAQLLALFPTYLMAIGSLFLIGSGMTFLQVALNPLLRVAGGEEHFAFNATLGQLCFGLASFLSPLVYTALVLHLSRPEPPASPVLALLARLVPPELPWISLYWLFAAVSLLMISVMILVRLPRVERTTAEQAGTLAIYRQLLRRPQVWLFFLGIFAYVGSEQGIANWMSEFLARYHGYEPQTVGARAVSSFWGLMTAGTLLGMVLLKLLDSRLVLRLFTLAALVCLTAALAGPGPVARWAFPLIGVFASVMWPVVFSLALNSVEAHHGAFSGILVTGIAGGAVVPLIIGALGDLLGLRGGLCFLYLTFGYILSVSFWARPLITNKTIRWRKNEPVW